A window of Thermincola ferriacetica contains these coding sequences:
- a CDS encoding Yip1 family protein: MEDMNETVETVPASVNITFTELIYGTLFKPGETFRKVAKAKPVFKCFLVFSGVILLNMLTGIILAPHSLAKGGLPANLAEVIGGILPFLAIIGAVFAYLNWVVLAGLFSLFAEFFTGQGSALGIFSVMGLVELPRLATLPLQVIGVVSGKPFLTTFFSILAGFIYFIWWAVLMVIGIREAHSLTTGRAVAVVAAPVFLIALALIVISIAGLGLMMPLLNVLNAGGIM; this comes from the coding sequence ATGGAAGATATGAATGAGACTGTGGAAACAGTACCTGCCTCTGTAAATATTACCTTTACCGAACTTATTTATGGAACGTTATTTAAGCCTGGTGAAACATTCCGTAAAGTAGCCAAGGCAAAGCCGGTTTTTAAATGTTTCCTGGTATTTAGTGGGGTAATATTACTAAATATGCTCACCGGCATTATTTTAGCGCCACATTCGCTGGCGAAAGGTGGATTACCTGCGAACCTTGCTGAAGTTATTGGGGGCATACTGCCTTTTTTGGCGATTATCGGAGCCGTTTTTGCATATTTGAACTGGGTTGTGCTGGCAGGGTTGTTTAGTTTATTCGCGGAGTTTTTTACTGGTCAGGGTTCGGCTCTTGGGATTTTCAGCGTGATGGGATTGGTAGAACTGCCAAGGCTGGCGACTTTACCGTTGCAAGTAATCGGAGTGGTAAGTGGCAAACCTTTTCTGACGACCTTTTTTTCAATCTTGGCTGGGTTTATTTACTTTATCTGGTGGGCTGTGCTTATGGTGATTGGCATTAGAGAGGCCCATTCCTTAACAACAGGTAGGGCAGTTGCTGTTGTTGCGGCGCCCGTATTTTTGATAGCTTTAGCATTAATAGTTATTTCCATAGCCGGGCTTGGGCTGATGATGCCGCTGTTGAATGTATTAAATGCAGGTGGAATAATGTAG
- a CDS encoding response regulator, with product MTKKVELLVVDDQIGVRRLLFEAFRQDDYNVELAGSGLEAIDKIKQKKPDVILMDMKMPGMNGLETLKEIKKLDFNPNIIMMTAYGEVDIVSEAMNLGVKEYVTKPFDINELREMVKKVVENSEKAS from the coding sequence GTGACAAAAAAAGTGGAGCTTTTGGTTGTGGACGACCAGATAGGTGTAAGGCGGCTTCTGTTTGAGGCTTTTCGACAGGATGATTATAATGTGGAACTGGCCGGCAGCGGCCTTGAGGCTATAGATAAAATAAAGCAAAAAAAGCCGGATGTAATTTTGATGGACATGAAGATGCCGGGTATGAACGGCCTGGAAACATTAAAAGAAATAAAGAAATTAGATTTCAATCCTAATATAATAATGATGACGGCATATGGCGAAGTGGATATAGTTTCCGAAGCGATGAATCTGGGAGTAAAAGAATATGTCACCAAACCTTTTGATATTAACGAATTACGGGAAATGGTAAAAAAAGTGGTGGAAAACAGCGAAAAGGCCAGTTAG
- a CDS encoding class II fructose-1,6-bisphosphate aldolase, with the protein MSLVPVSDLLRKAEEGKYAVGAFNCNNMEIVQAIIAAAEAEKAPVIMQASQGAIKYAGIDYITAMARVAAEKASIPVALHLDHGTSFEQVMQCIRHGFSSVMIDGSKLPLEENIDLTNRVLAVARAVGVSVEAELGKIGGTEDDISVTDREALMTDPEEAKYFVEKTGVDSLAVAIGTAHGRYKGEPKLDFERLQKIRSLVNIPIVLHGSSGVPDDAIKTAIELGVRKVNIDTNIREAFVDKCREVLAKYPDEIDPRKVLGPAKEAAIEIIREKIRVFGSNGKA; encoded by the coding sequence ATGTCACTGGTTCCTGTTAGTGATTTATTGCGGAAAGCAGAGGAAGGGAAATATGCTGTCGGCGCATTTAACTGCAACAACATGGAAATAGTTCAGGCCATAATTGCCGCGGCAGAGGCTGAAAAGGCGCCGGTTATCATGCAAGCAAGTCAGGGGGCTATTAAATATGCCGGCATAGATTACATAACCGCCATGGCCAGGGTTGCCGCCGAGAAGGCTTCCATACCCGTGGCTTTGCACCTGGATCATGGGACCAGTTTTGAACAGGTAATGCAATGTATCAGGCATGGTTTCAGTTCTGTTATGATAGATGGTTCCAAGCTACCTTTGGAAGAGAACATTGACCTGACCAACCGGGTGCTTGCCGTGGCAAGAGCCGTCGGCGTTTCTGTCGAGGCGGAGTTAGGAAAAATCGGCGGAACAGAAGACGATATATCTGTGACAGACCGGGAAGCCCTTATGACTGATCCCGAGGAAGCTAAATATTTTGTGGAAAAAACCGGTGTTGATTCTTTGGCGGTCGCCATCGGGACGGCCCATGGCAGGTACAAGGGCGAACCCAAGCTGGACTTTGAACGGCTGCAAAAAATCAGGTCTCTGGTGAATATCCCCATTGTGCTGCATGGTTCATCGGGCGTACCCGATGATGCTATCAAAACAGCTATCGAACTAGGGGTTAGAAAGGTAAACATAGATACAAATATCAGGGAAGCATTTGTTGATAAATGTCGCGAAGTATTGGCCAAGTATCCGGATGAAATTGACCCACGCAAGGTTTTGGGGCCTGCTAAAGAGGCGGCAATTGAAATTATCAGGGAAAAGATAAGAGTCTTCGGCAGTAATGGCAAGGCATAA